A DNA window from Macrobrachium rosenbergii isolate ZJJX-2024 chromosome 41, ASM4041242v1, whole genome shotgun sequence contains the following coding sequences:
- the LOC136826874 gene encoding SET and MYND domain-containing protein 4-like, giving the protein MASNDIEQLMNGFHAEIGSEKLGWLMEQFSGNKTLRELFQLLWDVPESHQCLSVSLIKSTKCSEKAAKFRIDGNKFYKQRDFEKALRFYNISIMNAPHPEYTKLTLPKSLVNNDINAKMKSVENESNVNQISPEKQEDTALALGFANRSAVLFEMELYEKCLEDIDWAITHGYPESSMEKLGKRRQKCIDAKKRQCKPKVCYLPENCRSILQHILLSSYPTKLPELEEFNSTMPSFSSAVKIAFSSDKGRHIVAVKDIRPGDLIAIEQSYCNSLDWENMGTYCNNCLVRCLIPLPCPYCSLVVFCSERCRQQAVFGDHWLECTILNMLSILVLRPVFSMVYKLLKYPSYIKWKTALEGLQERESQCSPEELGLNELGIYSPTDYESIYHLVTNMEKRPSGDLYVKCLIAFILTDLLKQSKRFFVDYFGNPFDPGKEDLLLMGETLFSNLMKISCNGFQLVEFQCTGPPVTLTRATIGSAVFPTLSLVNHSCDPSTTTYVYGRTQVIRASRCISPGEEITESYCQTFYQEGEEERQMGLLEVYQFTCHCEACQKKWPTYKNLPKEMHIECLDCSRPVGIVTAVCHNCKFDYSCQGHEINKQLSVNGWWNTVKKVKDAFENSRKISEKLKSSQPPTLEDFLVIRDAMETLDKYVISPCQQLWDIYDTMDLYFRLSEDPIFSYLQDYE; this is encoded by the exons ATGGCTTCAAATGACATAGAGCAATTAATGAATGGCTTCCATGCTGAGATAGGCTCCGAAAAACTTGGTTGGCTGATGGAACAGTTCTCTGGTAATAAGACTTTGAGAGAGTTGTTTCAACTTCTTTGGGATGTCCCAGAATCTCATCAATGTCTGTCGGTCTCCTTGATTAAGTCCACAAAGTGTAGCGAAAAAGCTGCAAAATTTCGAATTGATGGGAATAAATTCTACAAACAAAGAGATTTTGAAAAAGCTCTGAGATTCTATAATATTAGCATCATGAATGCTCCACACCCAGAGTATACAAAGTTAACACTCCCCAAATCACTAGTCAACAATGATATCAATGCCAAGATGAAATCGGTTGAGAATGAAAGTAATGTCAATCAAATTTCTCCTGAGAAGCAAGAAGATACAGCATTAGCTCTTGGTTTTGCCAATCGGTCAGCAGTATTGTTTGAAATGGAATTATATGAGAAGTGCTTGGAAGATATCGACTGGGCTATAACGCATGGATATCCAGAATCCTCCATGGAAAAGCTGggaaaaaggagacaaaaatgcATTGATGCCAAAAAGAGACAATGTAAGCCAAAAGTCTGTTATCTCCCTGAAAACTGTAGGAGCATTTTGCAACATATTCTCTTGTCTTCCTATCCCACCAAACTTCCAGAGCTTGAAGAATTTAATTCCACGATGCCCTCTTTCAGCAGCGCAGTTAAAATTGCTTTCTCATCTGACAAGGGTCGCCACATAGTTGCAGTGAAAGACATTCGTCCGG GAGACCTCATTGCTATAGAACAAAGCTACTGTAATAGCCTTGACTGGGAAAACATGGGGACTTACTGTAATAACTGTCTGGTTCGCTGTCTTATTCCACTTCCATGTCCCTATTGTTCATTG GTAGTGTTCTGCAGTGAAAGATGCCgtcagcaggcagtttttggagatCACTGGCTAGAATGTACAATACTCAACATGTTAAGCATTCTTGTGCTGAGACCGGTCTTCTCTATGgtttacaaattattaaaatatccatCATACAtcaaatggaaaactgcactTGAAGGATTACAAGAAAGAGAAAGTCAGTGTAGTCCAGAAGAACTGGGTTTAAACGAACTAGGCATATATAGCCCAACTGATTATGAGTCTATCTATCACTTGGTCACAAATATGGAAAAACGTCCAAGTGGTGACCTATATGTCAAGTGTCTTATTGCTTTTATACTGACAGATCTTCTCAAGCAAAGCAAACGATTCTTTGTGGATTACTTTGGCAATCCTTTCGATCCGGGCAAAGAAGACCTTTTACTGATGGGTGAAACATTGTTCTCTAATCTGATGAAGATTTCGTGTAATGGATTCCAACTGGTAGAATTCCAG TGTACCGGGCCTCCTGTTACATTGACCAGAGCAACCATCGGCTCAGCAGTCTTCCCAACACTATCCCTGGTTAACCATTCCTGTGATCCATCAACTACAACGTATGTTTATGGTCGCACACAAGTCATAAGAGCATCAAGATGTATTTCACCAGGGGAAGAAATTACCGAGAGTTATTGCCAAACATTTTATcaagagggagaagaggaaagaCAAATGGGCCTTTTGGAAGTCTATCAATTTACTTGCCACTGCGAAGCCTGCCAGAAAAAATGGCCGACTTATAAGAACCTCCCAAAGGAAATGCATATTGAATGTCTAGATTGTTCGAGACCAGTAGGTATTGTAACAGCCGTGTGCCATAACTGCAAATTTGATTATTCGTGTCAGGggcatgaaataaataaacagttatcAGTAAACGGATGGTGGAATACCgtaaaaaaagtgaaagatgCATTTGAAAATTCTCGGAAAATATCAGAAAAGCTTAAGTCGTCACAGCCCCCAACATTGGAGGATTTTTTGGTAATTCGAGACGCAATGGAAACTTTAGATAAATATGTTATAAGCCCCTGTCAACAACTTTGGGATATCTATGACACTATGGACCTGTACTTCAGGTTGTCTGAAGAcccaattttttcatatttacaagatTATGAATAA